A genome region from Arachis duranensis cultivar V14167 chromosome 6, aradu.V14167.gnm2.J7QH, whole genome shotgun sequence includes the following:
- the LOC107492859 gene encoding gibberellin receptor GID1B, translating to MAGSNEVNLNESRSVVPLNTWVLISNFKLAYNLLRRADGTFNRELAEFLDRKVPSNSIPVHGVWSFDHIDQRTPGLFYRLYLQDSHQRGCAAATVIPDMDKPLSTTDIVPVIIFFHGGSFSHSSANSAIYDTFCRRLVNVSNSVVVSVNYRRSPEHRFPCAYEDGWTALEWVRSRKWLRSGRSESESESKVYVYMAGDSSGGNIVHHVAVRAAEEGIEVLGNILLHPLFGGEKRTESEIRLDGKYFVKLQDRDWYWRAFLPEGEDRDHPACNPFGPRGRSLKGLSSFPKTLVCVAGLDLLQDWQLAYANSLRSFSHHVNLLYLKDATIGFYFLPNNDHFSSLMDQINNFVNPNC from the exons ATGGCTGGAAGTAATGAAGTCAACCTGAATGAGTCTAGG AGTGTTGTTCCGTTGAACACGTGGGTTCTGATATCGAATTTCAAGCTAGCTTACAATCTGTTAAGGAGAGCAGATGGAACTTTCAACAGAGAATTAGCAGAGTTTCTTGACCGCAAAGTTCCATCCAATTCCATCCCCGTCCACGGCGTCTGGTCCTTCGATCATATCGATCAGAGAACCCCCGGCCTATTCTACCGTCTATACCTTCAGGACTCTCATCAACGGGGATGTGCCGCCGCCACCGTAATCCCCGACATGGACAAGCCTCTCAGCACCACCGATATCGTCCCCGTCATAATCTTCTTCCACGGTGGAAGCTTCTCTCATTCCTCCGCCAACAGCGCAATCTACGACACTTTCTGCCGCCGTCTCGTCAATGTAAGCAATTCCGTCGTTGTCTCCGTCAACTACCGCCGTTCACCGGAGCATCGCTTTCCCTGCGCCTACGAGGACGGCTGGACCGCCCTGGAGTGGGTCAGATCGAGAAAATGGCTCCGGAGCGGAAGATCCGAATCGGAATCGGAATCAAAGGTTTATGTATACATGGCGGGTGACAGTTCAGGTGGAAACATAGTTCACCACGTGGCGGTGAGAGCGGCGGAGGAAGGAATCGAGGTTCTCGGTAACATCCTTCTTCATCCACTGTTCGGTGGAGAGAAGAGGACTGAGTCAGAGATAAGGCTTGATGGAAAGTATTTCGTGAAGCTTCAAGATCGAGATTGGTATTGGCGGGCTTTTCTTCCTGAAGGAGAAGATAGAGACCACCCTGCTTGTAACCCGTTTGGGCCAAGGGGTAGGTCCCTTAAGGGCCTAAGCTCATTCCCTAAGACTCTTGTTTGTGTTGCTGGTTTGGATCTTCTCCAAGATTGGCAATTGGCTTATGCCAATTCCCTTAGGTCCTTTTCTCACCATGTCAATCTTCTTTACCTTAAGGATGCCACCATTGGTTTCTACTTCTTGCCAAACAATGATCATTTCTCTTCTCTCATGGATCAGATCAACAACTTCGTTAACCCTAACTGTTAA